One Mycobacterium kubicae genomic window carries:
- a CDS encoding DUF2510 domain-containing protein, with protein MPTSPPAGWYADPDGSAGQRYWDGGQWTSHRRTGVGRHAGSWRQRWVQVPAVLRLVIPIALALTVIGVGFAIWTKPTLDSWARLPKRLTCQTQDGPKPPPNITVSSVDVRHPRGGVLELVVRFAQPLPPSPTGTRATGFVGYILNYSIANNGTKFVELGPEQDTDDLAINGTLVGNSGEASMRPDRDTNARRTAPDTVQIFLELNRLGVPEQAVNPQLTLNAQFNTPSTTTVRYAAQTCRG; from the coding sequence GTGCCGACTTCGCCGCCGGCAGGATGGTATGCCGATCCGGACGGGTCAGCGGGCCAACGTTATTGGGACGGCGGGCAGTGGACTTCGCACCGCCGCACCGGAGTGGGCCGGCATGCGGGAAGTTGGCGGCAGCGCTGGGTCCAGGTGCCTGCGGTACTGCGGCTGGTCATCCCGATTGCGTTGGCACTGACGGTGATTGGCGTCGGCTTTGCCATCTGGACCAAGCCGACGCTTGACAGCTGGGCGCGGCTGCCTAAGCGACTCACCTGCCAAACGCAGGACGGCCCCAAGCCGCCGCCGAACATCACCGTGTCGTCCGTCGACGTCAGACATCCCCGGGGCGGCGTGCTGGAACTGGTCGTCCGATTCGCCCAACCTCTGCCGCCATCGCCCACCGGCACCCGCGCCACCGGCTTCGTCGGCTACATCCTGAACTACAGCATCGCCAACAACGGCACGAAGTTCGTCGAGCTGGGTCCTGAGCAGGACACCGATGACCTGGCCATCAACGGCACACTCGTCGGCAACTCGGGTGAGGCCAGTATGCGTCCGGACCGGGACACCAATGCGCGACGGACCGCCCCCGACACCGTGCAGATCTTTCTGGAACTCAACCGCCTGGGCGTACCCGAGCAAGCGGTGAACCCGCAGCTCACCCTCAACGCGCAATTCAATACGCCGTCGACCACGACGGTGCGCTACGCGGCGCAGACCTGCCGCGGGTAG
- a CDS encoding LppP/LprE family lipoprotein, whose translation MGSDEVDPDWPPPAYQPIDDVDTTAPPSTQPWSARTVWLVAGSVIVVCVGVVTAAFLTRGDREPAAASAPATTTSATTTPAGAAPAGPCGPDEATAVSAALAKIAPDTKTGKPWNPAPESSAYNPCADLSAVVLTVQDATRSSPDQVLLFHRGTFVQTATPKAFSFTQIEKPASTDSIVVLTYRSRQSCDACQDGTLTTVGFQWQGDRVTTLDPLPEAPDSPP comes from the coding sequence ATGGGTTCTGACGAGGTCGACCCGGACTGGCCTCCGCCGGCGTATCAGCCGATCGACGATGTCGACACCACCGCACCACCGTCGACGCAGCCCTGGTCTGCGCGCACTGTGTGGTTGGTGGCCGGATCGGTCATCGTCGTCTGCGTCGGTGTGGTGACCGCGGCCTTCCTCACCCGCGGCGATCGGGAGCCTGCTGCGGCCTCGGCGCCCGCCACGACGACGTCGGCCACCACCACCCCGGCCGGCGCTGCCCCTGCCGGTCCGTGCGGCCCGGACGAGGCGACCGCCGTATCGGCGGCGTTGGCCAAGATCGCACCCGACACCAAAACCGGTAAGCCCTGGAACCCGGCGCCGGAGTCCAGCGCCTACAACCCCTGCGCGGACCTGTCCGCGGTGGTGCTGACCGTGCAGGACGCGACGCGCAGCTCACCCGATCAGGTGCTGCTGTTCCATCGCGGAACCTTCGTCCAGACCGCGACGCCCAAGGCGTTTTCCTTCACCCAGATCGAGAAGCCGGCATCCACCGACAGCATCGTCGTGCTCACCTACCGCTCGCGGCAAAGCTGCGACGCTTGCCAGGACGGCACCTTGACCACCGTCGGCTTCCAGTGGCAAGGCGATCGGGTTACCACCCTCGATCCGCTACCGGAGGCGCCGGACTCCCCGCCATGA